The Streptomyces sp. NBC_00440 genome contains a region encoding:
- a CDS encoding IclR family transcriptional regulator has protein sequence MAEQPPSLLEKAALVLGAFEGPAPRLTLTEVIHRSGLPRSSVHRILDQLVRLRWLDREGRDYRLGMRMLELGALASHHNRLRRAALPHLHALHESTGHVAHLAVLDGPEVVYLERIGGAQDGSVPSRVGGRQPAYCTGTGKAILAFSEDALVAETVRAGLRPRTARTITRPVAFREELRRIRERGVAFDVEEAFRGVSCVAAPLRGSGRAIASVSICGNGTHRELERLAPVVLATSRAVWRSLFGPGRAEARTRMPGNPAPAPAVTSPIDPVEMDNMMSWMRFVDWM, from the coding sequence ATGGCAGAGCAGCCACCCTCACTGTTGGAGAAAGCCGCGCTGGTACTGGGTGCCTTCGAGGGCCCGGCGCCCCGGCTGACGCTGACCGAAGTGATCCACCGCTCGGGACTTCCGCGCTCGTCGGTGCACCGCATACTCGATCAGCTCGTACGTCTGCGCTGGCTGGACCGGGAGGGCCGGGACTACCGGCTCGGGATGCGGATGCTGGAGCTCGGCGCTCTGGCCTCGCACCACAACCGGCTGCGCAGAGCGGCCCTGCCGCATCTGCACGCGCTGCACGAGTCCACCGGGCATGTGGCACACCTCGCCGTGCTCGACGGGCCCGAGGTGGTGTATCTGGAGCGCATCGGCGGGGCTCAGGACGGGAGCGTGCCCTCGCGGGTGGGCGGCCGGCAGCCGGCGTACTGCACGGGGACGGGCAAGGCGATCCTCGCGTTCAGCGAGGACGCGCTCGTGGCCGAGACGGTACGGGCGGGGCTGCGGCCGCGCACGGCCCGCACGATCACCCGCCCGGTGGCGTTCCGTGAGGAGCTGCGGCGGATCCGGGAGCGGGGTGTGGCCTTCGACGTCGAGGAGGCGTTCCGGGGGGTGTCGTGCGTGGCGGCGCCGCTGCGGGGCTCGGGACGGGCGATCGCCTCGGTGTCGATCTGCGGCAATGGCACGCACCGCGAGCTGGAGCGGCTGGCCCCCGTGGTGCTGGCCACGTCCCGCGCGGTGTGGCGCTCGCTCTTCGGACCGGGGCGCGCGGAGGCCCGGACGCGGATGCCCGGGAACCCCGCCCCCGCCCCGGCGGTGACCTCGCCCATCGACCCGGTGGAGATGGACAACATGATGTCGTGGATGCGGTTCGTCGACTGGATGTGA
- a CDS encoding ferredoxin--NADP reductase, whose amino-acid sequence MPELPQVPVARTHRVRVTAVVAETADARSFVLDPADGALAYRPGQFLTLRLPGPDGGVAARCYSLASSPHSGEPMKITVKRVAGGHGSNWLCDHIGEGDELEVLAPAGTFGSGPLDGDLLLAAAGSGITPVISLAKAALDRGQGRVVLLYANRDATSVIFRDELRELAEDYPRRLVVLHWLETLDGLPAADRLTGLLEPYAGHHAYLCGPAPFMDAVDAALRAAGAAPAAIHRERFFSLSGDVFGTAPAGPVEPAGPEGEGSEAVVELDGETHRVAWGATTPLLDALLAAGIDAPFSCREGACAACACRVLEGEVSVAHDDVLDDEDRAEGYILACQALPVSERISISYS is encoded by the coding sequence ATGCCTGAGCTGCCCCAGGTGCCGGTGGCCCGGACGCACCGGGTCCGGGTCACCGCTGTGGTGGCCGAGACGGCGGACGCGCGCTCCTTCGTACTGGACCCGGCCGACGGTGCACTCGCCTACCGGCCGGGCCAGTTCCTGACGCTGAGACTGCCGGGTCCCGACGGGGGAGTGGCCGCACGGTGCTACTCCCTCGCCAGCTCCCCGCACTCCGGCGAACCGATGAAGATCACGGTGAAGCGGGTGGCGGGCGGCCACGGCTCCAACTGGCTCTGCGACCACATCGGCGAGGGCGACGAACTGGAGGTGCTGGCCCCGGCCGGCACCTTCGGCTCGGGCCCGCTGGACGGCGATCTGCTGCTGGCGGCCGCGGGCAGCGGCATCACCCCGGTGATCTCGCTCGCCAAGGCGGCCCTGGACAGGGGTCAGGGCCGCGTCGTGCTCCTGTACGCCAACCGCGACGCGACCTCGGTGATCTTCCGGGACGAACTCCGGGAACTCGCCGAAGACTATCCGCGGCGGCTCGTCGTCCTGCACTGGCTGGAGACGCTGGACGGCCTGCCTGCCGCGGACCGGCTCACCGGACTCCTGGAGCCCTACGCCGGCCACCACGCGTACCTCTGCGGTCCCGCGCCCTTCATGGACGCGGTGGACGCAGCCCTGCGCGCGGCGGGGGCCGCCCCCGCCGCCATCCACCGGGAACGGTTCTTCTCCCTCAGCGGGGACGTCTTCGGCACGGCCCCGGCCGGGCCCGTGGAGCCCGCCGGGCCGGAGGGCGAAGGCTCCGAGGCGGTGGTCGAGCTGGACGGTGAGACCCACCGGGTGGCCTGGGGCGCCACCACCCCCCTGCTCGACGCCCTGCTCGCGGCGGGAATCGACGCCCCGTTCTCCTGCCGGGAGGGCGCCTGCGCCGCCTGCGCCTGCCGGGTCCTCGAAGGAGAGGTCTCGGTGGCCCACGACGACGTCCTGGACGACGAGGACCGCGCGGAGGGCTACATCCTGGCCTGCCAGGCGCTGCCGGTCAGCGAGCGGATCAGCATCAGCTACTCCTGA
- a CDS encoding Rieske 2Fe-2S domain-containing protein, protein MTAASEEVRVIEAAAPPTRFARGWHCLGLADSFKDGEPHEIEAFGTRLVVFQGQDDGELHVLNAYCPHMGGNLAQGTVKGDAVACPFHDWRWSGNGRCAGIPYARRVPPRARTRAWTAVEENKQLFVWNDPEGNPPPPGVTVPRIEGAFSDEWSDWSWNALRVENSNCREIVDNVVDMAHFFYVHYCFPTYFKNVFEGHTATQYMESSPRGDVDLGTLSTEGVLRSDASYHGPSYMIDYMWSDVGADVDMESVLINCHYPIDSDSFMLMYGAIVKKMPGMTDEQAAEAARLTSDGLAVGFEQDVHIWKNKTRIDNPLLSEEDGPVYQLRRWYEQFYVNAGDVKDEMTQRFEFEIDTARATEAWQREVDENVARHRSEG, encoded by the coding sequence ATGACCGCAGCAAGCGAAGAAGTCCGCGTGATCGAGGCGGCAGCGCCGCCCACCCGCTTCGCGCGGGGCTGGCACTGCCTCGGCCTCGCCGACTCCTTCAAGGACGGGGAGCCGCACGAGATAGAGGCGTTCGGCACCCGGCTCGTGGTCTTCCAGGGCCAGGACGACGGCGAGCTGCACGTCCTCAACGCGTACTGCCCGCACATGGGCGGCAACCTCGCCCAGGGCACGGTCAAGGGCGACGCCGTCGCCTGCCCCTTCCACGACTGGCGCTGGTCGGGCAACGGCCGCTGCGCGGGGATCCCCTACGCGCGGCGGGTGCCGCCGCGGGCCCGCACCCGGGCCTGGACCGCCGTCGAGGAGAACAAGCAGCTCTTCGTCTGGAACGACCCCGAGGGGAACCCGCCGCCGCCCGGCGTCACCGTCCCGCGCATCGAAGGGGCCTTCAGCGACGAGTGGAGCGACTGGAGCTGGAACGCCCTGCGGGTGGAGAACTCCAACTGCCGGGAGATCGTGGACAACGTCGTCGACATGGCGCACTTCTTCTACGTGCACTACTGCTTCCCGACGTACTTCAAGAACGTCTTCGAAGGCCACACCGCCACCCAGTACATGGAGAGTTCGCCCCGCGGCGACGTCGACCTCGGCACCCTCAGCACCGAGGGCGTGCTCCGCTCCGACGCCTCGTACCACGGCCCCTCCTACATGATCGACTACATGTGGAGCGACGTCGGCGCGGACGTGGACATGGAGAGCGTGCTGATCAACTGCCACTACCCGATCGACTCGGACAGCTTCATGCTGATGTACGGGGCGATCGTCAAGAAGATGCCCGGCATGACGGACGAGCAGGCGGCGGAGGCCGCGCGGCTCACGTCGGACGGGCTGGCCGTCGGCTTCGAGCAGGACGTCCACATCTGGAAGAACAAGACCCGTATCGACAACCCCCTCCTCTCGGAGGAGGACGGTCCGGTCTACCAACTGCGCCGCTGGTACGAGCAGTTCTATGTGAACGCCGGCGACGTCAAGGACGAGATGACACAGCGCTTCGAGTTCGAGATCGACACCGCCCGTGCCACCGAGGCATGGCAGCGCGAGGTCGACGAGAACGTGGCCCGACACCGGAGCGAGGGCTGA
- the dmpG gene encoding 4-hydroxy-2-oxovalerate aldolase translates to MPYSDTLDIRVTDSSLRDGSHAMRHQFTVEHVRSIVTALDGAGVPVIEVTHGDGLGGSSFNYGFSNTPEQDLIKTAVETAKQARIAFLMLPGLGVKDDIRAAHGNGAAICRIATHCTEADISIQHFGLAREMGLETVGFLMMAHSTTPEALARQGRIMADAGCQCVYVVDSAGAMVMDDVTARVAALVAELGDDAQVGFHGHENLALGTGNSIAAIQAGALQIDGSTRRLGAGAGNTAVEALVAVCAKMGIRTGIDVLKIIDAAEDAVRPVMDDECRLDRLALLMGHAGVYSSFLKHAYRQAERYGVSGAEILLRAGERRLVGGQEDQLIDIALELSAGR, encoded by the coding sequence ATGCCCTACTCGGACACGCTCGACATCCGCGTCACCGACTCCTCCCTGCGTGACGGATCGCATGCCATGCGCCACCAGTTCACCGTGGAGCACGTACGGTCGATCGTCACCGCACTCGACGGCGCCGGGGTCCCGGTCATCGAGGTCACGCACGGCGACGGACTCGGCGGATCGTCCTTCAACTACGGCTTCTCCAACACCCCCGAACAGGACCTCATCAAGACCGCGGTGGAGACGGCGAAGCAGGCCCGCATCGCCTTCCTGATGCTTCCCGGGCTCGGCGTCAAGGACGACATCCGCGCCGCCCACGGCAACGGCGCCGCCATCTGCCGCATCGCCACGCACTGCACCGAGGCGGACATCTCCATCCAGCACTTCGGGCTGGCCCGCGAGATGGGCCTGGAGACCGTCGGGTTCCTGATGATGGCGCACTCCACCACCCCCGAGGCGCTGGCCAGGCAGGGCCGCATCATGGCCGACGCGGGCTGCCAGTGCGTGTACGTGGTCGACTCGGCCGGCGCCATGGTCATGGACGACGTGACCGCCCGGGTCGCCGCCCTCGTCGCCGAACTGGGCGACGACGCACAGGTCGGCTTCCACGGCCACGAGAACCTCGCACTCGGCACCGGCAATTCGATCGCCGCGATACAGGCCGGAGCGCTCCAGATCGACGGCTCGACACGGCGGCTCGGCGCCGGAGCGGGCAACACCGCCGTGGAGGCGCTCGTCGCCGTCTGCGCCAAGATGGGCATCCGCACCGGCATCGACGTGCTCAAGATCATCGACGCGGCCGAGGACGCCGTACGCCCCGTGATGGACGACGAGTGCCGGCTCGACCGGCTCGCCCTGCTGATGGGGCACGCGGGGGTCTACTCCAGCTTCCTCAAGCACGCCTACCGCCAGGCCGAACGGTACGGAGTGTCCGGCGCCGAGATCCTGCTGCGCGCGGGCGAGCGGAGGCTGGTCGGCGGCCAGGAGGACCAGCTCATCGACATCGCGCTCGAACTCTCGGCCGGCCGCTGA
- a CDS encoding acetaldehyde dehydrogenase (acetylating) produces the protein MTNRTKATAAIVGSGNIGTDLMYKLQRSPYIEPRWMIGVDPASEGLARARAAGIEASPDGVGALLDGDERPDLVFEATSAAVHRANAPRYAELGIRAIDLTPAAVGPAVVPPANLRAHLDQPNVNMITCGGQATIPMVYAVSRIVPVRYAEIVASVSSVSAGPGTRANIDEFTRTTARGIEDIGGADHGKAIIILNPADPPVMMRDTVFCAIPEDADRDAIALSIKQVAEDVASYVPGYRLRSEPQFDDPTPESGGMARVAVFLEVEGAGDYLPPYAGNLDIMTAAATKVGEEFAKALLAPGL, from the coding sequence ATGACCAACAGGACCAAGGCGACCGCCGCCATCGTCGGCTCCGGCAACATCGGGACCGACCTGATGTACAAGCTCCAGCGGTCCCCGTACATCGAGCCCCGCTGGATGATCGGTGTCGATCCGGCCAGCGAGGGGCTCGCCCGTGCCCGCGCCGCCGGGATCGAGGCCAGCCCCGACGGAGTCGGAGCGCTGCTCGACGGGGACGAGCGGCCCGACCTCGTCTTCGAGGCGACCTCCGCCGCCGTGCACCGGGCCAACGCCCCGCGCTACGCCGAACTCGGCATCCGCGCCATCGACCTCACCCCGGCCGCGGTCGGCCCGGCCGTCGTACCGCCCGCGAACCTGCGCGCCCATCTCGACCAGCCGAACGTCAACATGATCACGTGCGGCGGCCAGGCCACCATCCCCATGGTGTACGCCGTCTCGCGGATCGTCCCCGTCCGGTACGCCGAGATCGTGGCGTCCGTGTCCTCCGTATCGGCAGGACCGGGAACCCGCGCCAACATCGACGAGTTCACCCGGACCACCGCCCGCGGAATCGAGGACATCGGCGGCGCGGACCACGGCAAGGCCATCATCATCCTGAACCCGGCCGACCCGCCCGTGATGATGCGCGACACCGTCTTCTGCGCCATCCCCGAGGACGCCGACCGCGACGCCATCGCTCTCTCCATCAAGCAGGTCGCCGAGGACGTCGCCTCGTACGTGCCGGGCTACCGGCTGCGCTCCGAGCCGCAGTTCGACGACCCCACCCCGGAGAGCGGCGGCATGGCACGCGTCGCGGTCTTCCTGGAGGTGGAGGGCGCGGGCGACTATCTCCCGCCGTACGCCGGAAACCTCGACATCATGACCGCCGCCGCCACCAAGGTCGGCGAGGAGTTCGCCAAGGCGCTCCTCGCCCCCGGCCTCTGA
- a CDS encoding 2-keto-4-pentenoate hydratase, protein MLTASERQTAADALGAAERDRRPIAPLTELFPGIGTEDAYEIQLLGIGRRVAGGAAVHGHKVGLSSPVMQRMMGVDEPDYGHLLDDMRLSEDRPVPVGRYCAPRIEVEVGFVLGDDLPGEGCTTADVLAATERVVPAIELIDSRIADWRISIADTVADNASSAGYVTGDGRDPRELDLKAIDAVLRCGPEQIAAGRSDAVLGDPAASVAWLARTVARFGVPLKKGHLVLPGSCTRAVDVEAGQTYTADFTGLGPVSLSFI, encoded by the coding sequence ATGCTCACGGCCAGTGAACGGCAGACCGCCGCGGACGCGCTCGGCGCGGCCGAGCGTGACCGGCGGCCCATCGCCCCGCTGACCGAGCTGTTCCCGGGAATCGGCACCGAGGACGCCTACGAGATCCAGCTGCTCGGTATCGGCCGCAGGGTCGCCGGCGGGGCCGCCGTGCACGGTCACAAGGTCGGTCTCTCCTCGCCCGTCATGCAGCGCATGATGGGCGTCGACGAGCCCGACTACGGCCACCTCCTGGACGACATGAGGCTGTCCGAGGACCGGCCGGTCCCCGTCGGCCGCTACTGCGCGCCGCGTATCGAGGTCGAGGTCGGCTTCGTCCTGGGCGACGACCTGCCCGGCGAGGGCTGCACCACGGCGGACGTACTCGCCGCCACCGAACGCGTCGTCCCCGCGATCGAGCTGATCGACAGCCGGATCGCCGACTGGCGCATCTCCATCGCCGACACCGTCGCCGACAACGCCTCGTCCGCCGGATACGTCACCGGCGACGGCCGCGACCCGCGCGAACTGGACCTCAAGGCCATCGACGCCGTACTGCGCTGCGGCCCCGAGCAGATCGCCGCGGGCCGCAGCGACGCCGTACTCGGCGACCCCGCCGCCTCCGTCGCCTGGCTGGCCCGCACCGTGGCCCGCTTCGGCGTCCCGCTGAAGAAGGGCCATCTGGTGCTGCCGGGGTCCTGCACCAGGGCCGTCGACGTCGAGGCAGGCCAGACCTACACCGCCGATTTCACCGGGCTCGGCCCGGTCTCGCTCTCCTTCATCTGA
- a CDS encoding tyrosine-protein phosphatase: MRRTRNPARSRAMARVASAVLSTAIVLTGCSHTSHPSHTAHQDTGKAAEGSRPVPPDARHIALKGAVNVRDLGGYRTSDGKQLRYGVVFRGDALGKLTPADLAVTSKLGLKSVVDFRLPVEVRTDGADRLPKGASAIPLPIDDTGLYERTTAAIGSRDPAQQQKALGDGKGAQTMQRIYRTFVTEAGARHQFAKVLDTIADGKRLPLLFHCTSGKDRTGWMSYVLLRAVGVPARTAEADYLLSNDIRKTADEKTREGLKKSGVMKDPQLIVPLQEVRKDYLGAALTEADHRYGSFDAYLSKGLGLDAGTLHKLRTRLLK; encoded by the coding sequence ATGCGCCGTACCCGAAACCCGGCCCGAAGCCGGGCCATGGCCCGCGTCGCCAGCGCCGTGCTCAGCACGGCGATCGTGCTCACCGGGTGTTCCCACACATCCCATCCGTCGCACACCGCGCACCAGGACACCGGCAAAGCCGCCGAAGGCTCGCGGCCGGTGCCGCCCGACGCCAGGCACATCGCTCTCAAGGGCGCGGTCAATGTCCGTGACCTGGGCGGATACCGGACCAGCGACGGCAAACAGCTGCGCTACGGGGTCGTGTTCCGCGGTGACGCACTCGGCAAGCTCACCCCGGCGGACCTCGCCGTGACATCGAAGCTCGGGCTGAAGTCGGTCGTCGACTTCCGGCTTCCCGTCGAAGTCAGGACCGACGGCGCCGACCGGCTCCCGAAAGGGGCATCCGCCATCCCGCTGCCGATCGACGACACCGGACTCTACGAGCGGACGACGGCGGCCATCGGCAGCCGCGACCCGGCCCAGCAGCAGAAGGCGCTGGGCGACGGCAAGGGGGCGCAGACGATGCAGCGGATCTACCGCACGTTCGTCACCGAAGCGGGGGCGCGCCACCAGTTCGCCAAGGTGCTGGACACCATCGCCGACGGCAAGAGGCTGCCGCTGCTCTTCCACTGCACGTCCGGCAAGGACCGTACGGGCTGGATGAGTTACGTCCTGCTGCGCGCGGTGGGCGTGCCGGCCCGCACGGCCGAGGCGGACTATCTGCTCTCCAACGACATCCGCAAAACCGCCGACGAGAAGACCCGCGAAGGTCTGAAGAAATCGGGGGTCATGAAGGACCCCCAGCTGATCGTTCCGCTGCAGGAGGTCCGCAAGGACTATCTCGGTGCAGCGCTCACCGAGGCGGACCACCGGTACGGCAGTTTCGACGCCTATCTCTCGAAGGGTCTGGGCCTGGATGCCGGGACGCTGCACAAGCTCCGTACGAGGCTGCTGAAGTAG
- a CDS encoding acyl-CoA dehydrogenase family protein — protein MSSTEKFRSEFRTWLRSGLTGEFAALKGRGGPGREHEAFAERLAWERHMAAAGWTCVGWPQEYGGRGATLEEQVAFHEEYALADAPARVGHIGEQLLGPTLIAFGTDAQRARFLPGIRSVDELWCQGYSEPDAGSDLANVRTRAERDADGWSVTGQKIWTSLAHESQWCFLVARTGRGTRRHEGLSYLLVPMDQPGVEVRPIAQLTGTSEFNEVFFDGARTGAENVVGVPGDGWKVAMATLGFERGVSTLGQQVGFRRELEALIALARRNGAADDPLVRDRLARAWTGLEIIRFNALRMLDGAAAGAPGPEASISKIYWATWHRELGELAMDVCGAGGMLADGAPYDLDDWQRLFLFSRADTIYAGSNEIQRNIIAERVLGLPKEARA, from the coding sequence ATGAGCAGTACCGAGAAGTTCCGCTCGGAGTTCCGTACGTGGCTGCGGTCCGGGCTCACCGGAGAGTTCGCCGCGCTCAAGGGCCGCGGCGGACCCGGCCGCGAGCACGAGGCCTTCGCCGAACGGCTCGCCTGGGAACGGCACATGGCCGCCGCGGGCTGGACCTGCGTCGGCTGGCCGCAGGAGTACGGCGGACGCGGCGCGACCCTGGAGGAACAGGTCGCCTTCCACGAGGAGTACGCACTCGCCGACGCCCCGGCCCGGGTGGGGCACATCGGCGAACAGCTCCTCGGCCCCACCCTCATCGCCTTCGGTACCGACGCCCAGCGGGCCCGCTTCCTCCCCGGGATCAGGTCCGTCGACGAGCTGTGGTGCCAGGGCTACAGCGAACCCGACGCGGGTTCCGACCTGGCCAACGTACGTACCCGCGCCGAGCGGGACGCGGACGGCTGGTCGGTCACCGGGCAGAAGATCTGGACCTCGCTGGCCCATGAGTCCCAGTGGTGCTTCCTGGTCGCCCGCACCGGTCGGGGCACGCGCCGGCACGAGGGGCTCTCCTACCTGCTGGTGCCCATGGACCAGCCGGGGGTGGAGGTCCGGCCCATCGCCCAGCTGACGGGCACCAGCGAATTCAACGAGGTCTTCTTCGACGGGGCCCGCACCGGCGCGGAGAATGTCGTCGGCGTACCGGGCGACGGCTGGAAGGTGGCCATGGCCACCCTCGGCTTCGAGCGCGGCGTCTCCACCCTCGGCCAGCAGGTCGGATTCCGGCGTGAGCTGGAAGCGCTGATCGCTCTCGCGCGCCGCAACGGCGCCGCCGACGACCCTCTCGTCCGCGACCGGCTCGCCCGGGCCTGGACCGGTCTGGAGATCATCCGGTTCAACGCGCTGCGGATGCTCGACGGCGCGGCAGCCGGAGCTCCCGGGCCCGAGGCCTCCATCAGCAAGATCTACTGGGCGACCTGGCACCGGGAGCTCGGCGAGCTGGCGATGGACGTCTGCGGCGCCGGCGGGATGCTGGCGGACGGGGCGCCGTACGACCTGGACGACTGGCAGCGGCTGTTCCTCTTCTCCCGTGCCGACACGATCTATGCCGGTTCGAACGAGATCCAGCGCAACATCATCGCGGAGCGGGTCCTCGGCCTGCCGAAGGAAGCGAGGGCCTGA
- a CDS encoding acyl-CoA dehydrogenase family protein, translating into MRFGEEHQELRTAVRSLLAKYEGAAAWGPLTRQIGVAGLAVPEEYGGAGCGPVEVHVVMEELGRTLAPVPYLGSAVLATQALLAAGDTGLLPALAEGRTTGALAWAENGSWRPEAVRARAVRGADGWRITGVKDHVLDGAGDGADVLLVAARTEAGLALFHVPSGADGVSREAHTTMDLTRPQATVRFDGAEARAVAVDGDRVLAHVRDLACTALAAEQVGAAERCLELTIAHVQDRVQFGRPIGSFQAVKHRLADAFVRVESARSAALGASWAAASGSPDLSRYAAVAKSACSEAFSAVAGDMIQLHGGIGITWEHDAHRYFKRAHGSSQLFGSPAGHRDRIAEAVVGPRAAGATSLA; encoded by the coding sequence ATGAGATTCGGCGAAGAGCACCAGGAACTGCGCACGGCCGTACGGTCGTTGCTGGCCAAGTACGAGGGGGCCGCCGCCTGGGGGCCGCTGACCCGGCAGATCGGAGTGGCCGGGCTCGCGGTTCCGGAGGAGTACGGCGGAGCGGGGTGCGGTCCTGTCGAGGTCCATGTGGTGATGGAGGAGCTGGGCCGGACGCTCGCCCCCGTCCCGTACCTGGGCTCCGCGGTCCTCGCCACCCAGGCGCTGCTTGCCGCGGGCGACACCGGACTGCTGCCCGCGCTGGCGGAGGGCAGGACCACCGGGGCGCTCGCCTGGGCGGAGAACGGGTCATGGCGCCCGGAAGCGGTGCGGGCCCGTGCGGTGCGCGGTGCCGACGGCTGGCGGATCACCGGGGTCAAGGACCACGTCCTGGACGGGGCCGGTGACGGCGCCGATGTACTGCTGGTCGCCGCCCGTACCGAAGCCGGGCTCGCGCTGTTCCACGTCCCGTCCGGGGCCGACGGCGTCAGCCGCGAGGCGCACACCACCATGGACCTCACCCGGCCGCAGGCGACAGTGCGGTTCGACGGGGCCGAGGCCCGCGCCGTCGCCGTGGACGGCGACCGGGTCCTCGCACACGTACGGGACCTGGCCTGTACGGCTCTCGCCGCGGAACAGGTCGGCGCGGCGGAACGCTGCCTCGAACTCACCATCGCCCATGTGCAGGACCGTGTGCAGTTCGGCCGGCCCATCGGCTCGTTCCAGGCGGTGAAGCACCGGCTCGCCGACGCGTTCGTACGCGTCGAGTCCGCGCGGTCCGCCGCCCTCGGCGCCTCCTGGGCGGCGGCGAGCGGCTCACCCGACCTGTCCAGGTACGCGGCCGTCGCCAAGTCAGCCTGCTCCGAGGCGTTCTCGGCGGTGGCCGGGGACATGATCCAGCTCCACGGCGGGATCGGCATCACCTGGGAGCACGACGCCCACCGCTACTTCAAGCGGGCCCACGGCTCGTCCCAGCTCTTCGGCTCACCGGCCGGGCACCGCGACCGCATCGCCGAAGCGGTGGTCGGACCGCGCGCGGCCGGTGCGACGAGCCTTGCCTGA
- a CDS encoding FadD3 family acyl-CoA ligase — MPPPTTLAQLADFAARAYGSSDALADGEVRWSFGQLGDAVHAAARAVIAHGLEPGDRVAVWASNSREWITAALGALSAGAVLVPLNTRYKAAEAADIIRRSGARTLLTERGFLGIDYVAMLRDSGENLGALESVVVLRGGATGSAVSWEDCLARGQGVSEDRRAARAAAVGPDDLADILYTSGTTGSPKGVMSTHRQVLAGIEAWSRAVTLRPGDRYLLVNPFFHTFGYKAGFVACLLRGVAMVPEAVYDVDRVLRLIAGERISVLLAPPTVFHGLVRHPHLGDHDLAALRLAGTGASVVPVALVDEIRERLGAPGVFTAYGLTECMGVVAVCPVDADAWSVSHSVGLPLPGTEIRIVGPGGPDGGALPPGSAGEIAVRGPQVMLGYLDDPEATAQILDGDGWLYTGDIGVLDERGYLSITDRLKDMYVVGGFNAYPAEVENVLRGHELISEAAVVGAPDERLGEVGVAYLVTEGGQRPDPAELTAWTRERLANFKVPRRFHVLPELPRNASGKILKAELRRAAKEAGAKDRPEGESR, encoded by the coding sequence GTGCCACCACCCACCACCCTCGCGCAGCTGGCGGACTTCGCGGCCCGCGCGTACGGGAGTTCCGACGCCCTCGCTGACGGAGAGGTCCGCTGGAGTTTCGGACAGCTGGGCGATGCGGTCCACGCCGCGGCACGCGCCGTCATCGCCCACGGCCTGGAGCCGGGCGACCGGGTGGCGGTATGGGCCTCCAACAGCCGCGAATGGATCACGGCCGCCCTCGGCGCGCTCTCCGCCGGGGCCGTGCTCGTTCCCCTCAACACCCGCTACAAAGCAGCCGAGGCCGCCGACATCATCCGCCGCAGCGGCGCCCGCACCCTGCTCACCGAACGCGGGTTCCTCGGCATCGACTACGTGGCCATGCTGCGCGACTCCGGAGAGAACCTCGGCGCTCTCGAATCCGTCGTCGTACTCCGGGGCGGGGCGACCGGATCCGCGGTGAGCTGGGAGGACTGCCTCGCGCGCGGACAGGGCGTCTCCGAGGACCGGCGCGCGGCCCGCGCCGCGGCCGTCGGACCCGACGACCTCGCCGACATCCTCTACACCTCGGGCACCACCGGCAGCCCCAAGGGCGTCATGAGCACCCACCGGCAGGTACTCGCCGGAATCGAAGCCTGGTCCCGGGCCGTCACCCTGCGCCCCGGCGACCGCTATCTGCTGGTCAACCCCTTCTTCCACACCTTCGGCTACAAGGCCGGCTTCGTCGCCTGCCTGCTGCGCGGCGTCGCCATGGTCCCTGAGGCGGTCTACGACGTGGACCGGGTGCTGCGCCTGATCGCCGGCGAGCGGATCAGCGTGCTCCTCGCCCCGCCGACCGTCTTCCACGGGCTGGTCCGCCATCCGCACCTCGGCGATCACGACCTCGCCGCGCTGCGCCTGGCGGGCACCGGGGCCTCCGTCGTACCGGTCGCCCTCGTCGACGAGATCCGCGAACGGCTGGGCGCGCCGGGCGTGTTCACGGCCTACGGGCTCACCGAGTGCATGGGCGTCGTCGCCGTCTGCCCGGTCGACGCCGACGCGTGGAGCGTCTCGCACTCCGTCGGCCTGCCGCTGCCCGGAACCGAGATCCGTATCGTCGGCCCCGGCGGCCCGGACGGCGGCGCGCTGCCCCCGGGCAGTGCGGGGGAGATCGCCGTACGCGGCCCCCAGGTCATGCTCGGATATCTCGACGACCCGGAGGCCACCGCCCAGATCCTGGACGGCGACGGCTGGCTGTACACCGGCGACATCGGCGTACTCGACGAACGCGGCTACCTCTCGATCACCGACCGGCTCAAGGACATGTACGTCGTCGGCGGCTTCAACGCCTACCCCGCCGAGGTCGAGAACGTCCTGCGCGGCCATGAACTCATCAGTGAGGCCGCGGTGGTCGGCGCCCCCGACGAACGGCTCGGCGAGGTCGGCGTCGCCTATCTCGTCACCGAGGGCGGACAGCGCCCCGACCCTGCCGAACTGACCGCATGGACACGGGAGCGGCTGGCCAACTTCAAGGTCCCGCGCCGCTTCCACGTCCTGCCGGAGCTGCCGCGGAACGCCAGCGGCAAGATCCTCAAGGCCGAACTGCGGCGCGCCGCCAAGGAGGCCGGGGCGAAGGACCGGCCGGAAGGAGAGAGCCGATGA